TGCCACAGTTTGCGGCGCCGATACCGCTTCGCTGCCGATTAACTGGGCTTGACCATCGTGGGCAATAAACTGGCCCCAGTACACTTCGCCCATACGAGCATCAATGGCGGCTAACACCTGAGTCGCCCCACGACTGATGGCACTTTGTGCCATCGCGGCTAAAGTGGAAATCCCCACCACAGGCTTATCCGCACCCAGCGCTAATCCTTGAGTCATACTGGTGCAAATTCGGATCCCGGTAAAACTGCCCGGTCCGCGGCCATAAGCAATGGCATCTAAGTCCGTCAGCCGGATACCTGCCTGCTGCAGCAGACTATCCACCATGGGCAGTAAACGCTGGCTATGCTCCCGAGGAACCTCATCAAAAGCAGAATAGATATGGCCCTGATGTGTCAGGGCGGCTGAACAGGCTTCAGTACAGGTGTCCAGCGCCAGAATTGTTGGCATGGGTATCACTCTCGTCAAAATAATCTGTTGGCAACGTCTATCGCTGCCATTAATGGCGCAAGATCATAACATCTGTACCGCGAAAACACAGCGTTAAGGCGGCGTCAAATGCGATTTCGCTGTCTTGCTGGCGACACTTTAACCCACTGATAACCACAAGCCCTCACTGTGTGATCTGGCTCATGCCAACATAGGGCATTGCCCCCTACACTGCGCGCTCATTTCAGGGAGCCTTCATGTCACAGTATTCTATCTCCGCACTTAAACGTGTCTTTATTCAAGGCATAGGAGCCACACTGCTCAGCATTGCGCTGGGGTATGGTTTTAAAATTTATCTTGCCCAGTGGGTTGCCAGAGATAGCCTGGCGCTGTACCACACAGTGGTGGATGTGATTACCCTCGCGCTGATTGTGATGACGGGGTTTCGCAGCGCCATGGTGGTCAGCTATGCCAGAACCCGTAACGACAGGGATATTATCAATCTGTTCCGCTTCTGCCTGATTGCTGTCGTACTGCTGACGTGGGGGCTGGTACTGCCCTATATTAAACACCGGTTGCATATGAATGTGGCTTACTGGCAACTGGTGGGCATTATTCTTTCCATGGGGCTGAAGATTTACTTTACCAATCAACTGGCCATGTATCGCATGTATGGGATCAGCAACCGTATCACTTGGCTTGATCCGGCACTGCAAATTCTGCTGTTTGCTTTGGGGTATGGCGTCTTGGGTATGTCGCCGCTATCGGCACTGTTTCACAGCTTGATTATCGGTAATTTTCTTATCGCCGTGATGATGTTTATCAGTCGGCGGCGACAGATCCGCACCCATCCGCTACAAGGGGTCATGCTATCGGCAGATCTGAAACAGTTTATGCAGCGCAGTATGACGGCGTCATTGGAAACTGGAGCCAGCATGCTGATGATTTACCTAATGGTACTACTAACAGTACGCTATTTTTCCCTGGAGGAGTTGGGTAATTTTCAGGTTGTCGTCAGACCGGTAATTACTTATATGACCTTACTATTTGTCTTTCCCATCTACCGTTTTGTGCTGCCTGAGCTGGCGGAATATGTCCGCCAACAAAATTATGCGGCTATTGCGGCAATCAAACGTCTGTTGTATCGCTTTGCCTTTGCGGTCAGTGCCGTATTTTTCCTGTTGATGTTATTCTGGGGACGGCAGCTAGTGCACTGGCTATATCCTGCTGAATACCACGGCGCAGCCATTGTCCTGATCCACTTTGCCGCCTTTTTTGTTCTGATGATACTCAACGCCTTTCAGCTGGCCTTTATCAAAGCCCATAACGGCTTTATGCCCAGTCTGCTGATCCGTATCAGTGGACTTGTCTCCCTCTTAGCAGCGTTTTACTTACTACGACAATATTCAGGCAATGTGGTCAGTGTGATTTTGGCGCTAGGGTGTGGGTATGGCGTGATGTTTATTCTAAGTGGCTATTATGAGCGCAGATTATTGGCCAGGACACCAGCAGCACAACACCACTAAGTAGTCTTAGGAATTGTCAGAGGCAGACTATGTACCTAAGTTATCGATATTACCTAAGGTAACAACATCACCATCGCAAAGACTTAAGGTTTTAAGTCAGAAAGTGCAAGTTCCGGAGCAAGGCAGAGGCGATTACGCCCAGTCTGCTTGGCCCGGTATAGCGCCTTGTCGGCAGCAGTAATCAAAGCACTTATCTGT
This region of Shewanella sp. NFH-SH190041 genomic DNA includes:
- the tsaB gene encoding tRNA (adenosine(37)-N6)-threonylcarbamoyltransferase complex dimerization subunit type 1 TsaB; this translates as MPTILALDTCTEACSAALTHQGHIYSAFDEVPREHSQRLLPMVDSLLQQAGIRLTDLDAIAYGRGPGSFTGIRICTSMTQGLALGADKPVVGISTLAAMAQSAISRGATQVLAAIDARMGEVYWGQFIAHDGQAQLIGSEAVSAPQTVALALDASQPIVACGTGFAAYPELLSLAGGLQLDDAARLPDARFMLPLAITARAAGACTTVDDLQPVYLRDTVAWKKLPGRE
- a CDS encoding lipopolysaccharide biosynthesis protein; the encoded protein is MSQYSISALKRVFIQGIGATLLSIALGYGFKIYLAQWVARDSLALYHTVVDVITLALIVMTGFRSAMVVSYARTRNDRDIINLFRFCLIAVVLLTWGLVLPYIKHRLHMNVAYWQLVGIILSMGLKIYFTNQLAMYRMYGISNRITWLDPALQILLFALGYGVLGMSPLSALFHSLIIGNFLIAVMMFISRRRQIRTHPLQGVMLSADLKQFMQRSMTASLETGASMLMIYLMVLLTVRYFSLEELGNFQVVVRPVITYMTLLFVFPIYRFVLPELAEYVRQQNYAAIAAIKRLLYRFAFAVSAVFFLLMLFWGRQLVHWLYPAEYHGAAIVLIHFAAFFVLMILNAFQLAFIKAHNGFMPSLLIRISGLVSLLAAFYLLRQYSGNVVSVILALGCGYGVMFILSGYYERRLLARTPAAQHH